The Ignicoccus islandicus DSM 13165 sequence TTACTAACTCATTAAATATCGTTTCTGCTTCTGGATCTCGTGCGACTTTTTTGTTTCGTATTATTACCTCTACCTGGTATTCCATTGATGTCAACTCATAGCACCTTTATTAGGTCATTTAAGAGCACTTTATAGGCATCTAAGGTTTCCCTACCGCTTTTTCCCTTCCGGAATAGGTCTTTATCGTAAGAGGATCCATCTTTCCACGCTCTGAATACGTCGGGACTTAATTCATCTATTAATATGAACTCATCCCCCCTTTTACCGAACTCTAATTTTAGGTCAACTAGTTCATATCCGGCTCGTTCGAATAATTCTCTGAGAATATCATTTATCCTTAACGAAAGGTCTCTTAGGTGCTTAAGTTCTTCCTCACTTAATAATCCGGCAGCAATTGGATCATCGTATGAGAGTAAAGGATCATGTAACTCATCACTCTTGAAATGTATTTCGAAGATA is a genomic window containing:
- a CDS encoding phosphoribosylaminoimidazolesuccinocarboxamide synthase; the encoded protein is MDLLYEGKSKRVYKLDEDKVLLEFKDTFSAFDGEKIETVNGKGEVNAIFTEVLMRYLNERGIPTQFVSRDSNKIIALRSEPLPLEFIVRNYAFGSLLKRMPLFKKGEKLKKPIFEIHFKSDELHDPLLSYDDPIAAGLLSEEELKHLRDLSLRINDILRELFERAGYELVDLKLEFGKRGDEFILIDELSPDVFRAWKDGSSYDKDLFRKGKSGRETLDAYKVLLNDLIKVL